A single Cyclopterus lumpus isolate fCycLum1 chromosome 1, fCycLum1.pri, whole genome shotgun sequence DNA region contains:
- the LOC117732751 gene encoding E3 ubiquitin-protein ligase TRIM21-like: MAAASNLPSEDQFLCSVCLDVFTDPVTTSCGHNFCKKCINDYWDTNNQNMCPLCKKVFTSRPELLVNTFMSEMVSQFRQSAQQKASSSSSEQQESKPGEVPCDVCTGTKLKALKSCLVCLASYCETHLEPHLTASRLKRHQLMDPVENLEDRMCTKHDKPLEMFCKTDQTCVCILCICSDHKTHKFVPLKEEYEERKFKMEAQIQQIIQERQLKIETIKGFVDISNRNADREKAEGVQVFTDLKESVERKLNELINTIEEKQRTTKKQAEDSIRELEQEISELMKRSTDVEKLSLSEDLLQSVQALNIHHPPPTKDWSEVSVPPASYEGTVVRAVSQLEETLSKKMKKLVAEVKMKRVQKFAVDVTLDPETAHPHLILSDDGKQVNDSDVKKNLPNNPKRFSTSPSVLAKQSFSSGRFYFEVQVKGKTDWDLGVTRELSKRKGDITLTPQKGYWTICLTNGNQYEAAADPPVLLSLKSGPQKVGVFVDYEEGLVSFYDVEAAVLIFSFTGCSFKKKLLPYFNPELNDGGKNSAPLIISPVGVN, translated from the coding sequence ATGGCTGCTGCCAGCAATCTGCCATCTGAAGATCAGTTTCTGTGCTCCGTCTGTCTGGATGTGTTCACTGATCCAGTCACAACGTCATGTGGACACAATTTCTGCAAGAAGTGCATCAATGATTACTGGGATACCAACAACCAGAACATGTGTCCATTGTGTAAAAAGGTTTTCACCTCAAGACCTGAGCTGCTCGTCAACACCTTCATGTCTGAGATGGTTTCTCAGTTCAGACAGTCGGCTCAAcagaaagccagcagcagcagctcagagcaaCAAGAGTCCAAACCAGGAGAAGTTCCCTGTGACGTCTGCACTGGAACCAAACTGAAGGCCCTGAAGTCCTGCCTGGTGTGTCTGGCCTCCTACtgtgagactcacctggagcCTCATCTGACAGCTTCACGACTGAAGAGACATCAGCTGATGGACCCTGTGGAGAACCTGGAAGACAGGATGTGTACGAAGCATGATAAACCTCTGGAGATGTTCTGTAAGACCGACCAGACGTGTGTCTGCATACTCTGCATCTGTTCAGATCACAAGACGCACAAGTTTGTTCCTCTGAAAGAAGAATATGAGGAAAGGAAGTTTAAGATGGAGGCTCAGATTCAGCAGATAATCCAGGAGAGACAGTTAAAGATTGAGACGATCAAAGGGTTTGTCGACATCAGCAACAGAAacgcagacagagagaaagcagaaggtgttcaggtcttcacTGATCTGAAGGAGTCTGTTGAGAGAAAACTGAACGAGCTCATCAATACGatagaagagaagcagagaacaacaaagaaacaggcTGAAGACTCCATCAGAGAGCTGGAACAGGAAATCTCTGAGCTGATGAAGAGAAGCACTGATGTGGagaagctctccctctctgaagacctcctccagagtgtccagGCCCTaaacatccaccatccaccacccaccaaggactggtctgaggtcagtgttcCTCCAGCATCATATGAGGGGACTGTGGTGAGAGCTGtgtctcagctggaggagactctcagtaaaaagatgaagaagctgGTTGCTGAAGTTAAGATGAAGAGGGTCCAGAAGTTTGCAGTGGATGTGACTCTTGATCCTGAAACAGCTCATCCTCACCTCATCCTGTCTGATGACGGGAAACAAGTGAATGATAGTGATGTGAAGAAGAATCTCCCAAACAACCCAAAGAGATTTTCTACTTCTCCTTCAGTCCTAGCAAAGCAGAGTTTCTCTTCAGGCAGATTTTACTTTGAGGTTCAAGTTAAAGGAAAGACTGACTGGGATTTAGGAGTGACCAGAGAGTTGAGCAAAAGGAAGGGAGACATCACACTGACTCCTCAGAAGGGTTACTGGACCATATGTTTAACAAATGGAAATCAGTATGAAGCTGCTGCCGACCCTCCAGTTCTTCTCTCCCTGAAGTCTGGTCCTCAGAAGGTGGGGGTGTTTGTGGACTATGAGGAGGGTCTGGTCTCCTTCTATGACGTAGAAGCTGCAGTTCTCATCTTCTCCTTTACTGGCTGCTCCTTCAAGAAGAAACTCCTCCCATACTTCAATCCTGAACTTAATGATGGTGGTAAAAACTCTGCACCTCTGATCATCTCTCCTGTTGGAGTAAACTAA
- the tomm20b gene encoding mitochondrial import receptor subunit TOM20 homolog B isoform X2, whose protein sequence is MMGGRTSALAAGVCGALLVGYCIYFDKKRRSDPNFKNGLRERSPQGPSADVSSVVKLSDEAPGRRKQKATKETAGMAKLPDLKDAEAVQKFFLEEIQLGEELLAQGDYEKGVDHLTNAIAVCGQPQQLLQVLQQTLPPPVFQMLLTKLPSISQRIVSAQSLSEDDIE, encoded by the exons ATGATGGGCGGTAGGACCAGCGCGTTAGCTGCGGGGGTGTGCGGCGCTCTGCTCGTCGGTTACTGCATCTACTTCGACAAGAAGAGACGGAGTGACCCCAACTTCAAGAACGGGCTGCGGGAAC GTTCTCCACAGGGTCCATCAGCTGATGTCTCTTCAGTCGTGAAGCTGTCAGATGAGgctccag ggCGGAGAAAGCAGAAGGCAACCAAAGAGACGGCGGGCATGGCAAAG CTCCCAGACCTGAAGGACGCTGAGGCGGTGCAGAAGTTCTTCCTGGAGGAGATCCAGCTGGGGGAGGAGCTGCTGGCTCAGG GAGACTATGAGAAAGGCGTGGACCACCTGACCAACGCCATCGCCGTGTGTGGTCAGcctcagcagctgctgcaggtgcTGCAGCAGACTCTGCCTCCGCCCGTCTTCCAGATGCTGCTCACCAAGCTGCCCAGCATCAGCCAG CGTATTGTGAGCGCACAGAGTCTGAGCGAGGACGATATAGaatga
- the tomm20b gene encoding mitochondrial import receptor subunit TOM20 homolog B isoform X1, protein MMGGRTSALAAGVCGALLVGYCIYFDKKRRSDPNFKNGLRERRRKQKATKETAGMAKLPDLKDAEAVQKFFLEEIQLGEELLAQGDYEKGVDHLTNAIAVCGQPQQLLQVLQQTLPPPVFQMLLTKLPSISQRIVSAQSLSEDDIE, encoded by the exons ATGATGGGCGGTAGGACCAGCGCGTTAGCTGCGGGGGTGTGCGGCGCTCTGCTCGTCGGTTACTGCATCTACTTCGACAAGAAGAGACGGAGTGACCCCAACTTCAAGAACGGGCTGCGGGAAC ggCGGAGAAAGCAGAAGGCAACCAAAGAGACGGCGGGCATGGCAAAG CTCCCAGACCTGAAGGACGCTGAGGCGGTGCAGAAGTTCTTCCTGGAGGAGATCCAGCTGGGGGAGGAGCTGCTGGCTCAGG GAGACTATGAGAAAGGCGTGGACCACCTGACCAACGCCATCGCCGTGTGTGGTCAGcctcagcagctgctgcaggtgcTGCAGCAGACTCTGCCTCCGCCCGTCTTCCAGATGCTGCTCACCAAGCTGCCCAGCATCAGCCAG CGTATTGTGAGCGCACAGAGTCTGAGCGAGGACGATATAGaatga